Proteins encoded within one genomic window of Effusibacillus lacus:
- a CDS encoding UDP-glucose dehydrogenase family protein — MRICVVGAGYVGLVSAAVFADWGHDVVCLDNDPLKIGRIRAGNLPVYEPGLPEMVSRNMEKKSLRFTTDWEVAVKDRELVMVAVGTPPGEDGHPNLTALWNVVKSLKASIRDHVLVAIKSTVPVGTCAAVSRFLNEDREGRFDIISAPEFLRQGSAINDFMSPDRMVIGCRTEAARQSMKELFEPLDCPVIFTDWQSSEMIKYAANAYLAMKISFINTIANLCEEADANIYQVALGIGLDRRIGPAFLKPGIGFGGSCLPKDTKALVALGETYGVNVSLFQEVLRINHEQRVRIVKKLEARLEGLAGKRIAVLGLAFKANTNDVREAPALAIIHQIVQAGGQVVAYDPVVDMKDLSPLYGFTPAEDAYQAVTHADAAVLLTEWDEFYGLELERVRELMNQPLLVDGRNLFAPQVMRQLGFHYIPVGISEEHVANSLVPTA; from the coding sequence ATGAGAATTTGCGTTGTGGGTGCAGGATATGTGGGATTGGTGTCGGCTGCCGTATTTGCTGACTGGGGGCACGATGTGGTCTGTCTTGACAATGACCCCCTGAAGATCGGGCGCATCAGGGCGGGGAATCTGCCGGTATACGAACCGGGGCTCCCGGAGATGGTCTCACGCAATATGGAGAAAAAGTCGCTGCGCTTTACCACCGATTGGGAAGTGGCGGTGAAAGACAGGGAATTGGTGATGGTTGCGGTGGGGACGCCACCCGGAGAGGATGGGCATCCGAATCTGACCGCCCTCTGGAACGTGGTAAAATCCCTGAAAGCTTCCATCAGGGATCATGTGCTGGTTGCAATAAAAAGCACCGTGCCGGTGGGAACGTGCGCTGCCGTATCCCGCTTTCTGAATGAAGACCGGGAAGGCAGGTTCGACATCATTTCCGCACCTGAATTTCTTCGTCAAGGTTCTGCCATCAACGACTTCATGTCGCCTGACCGAATGGTCATCGGATGCAGGACAGAGGCTGCCAGACAAAGCATGAAGGAGTTGTTTGAACCGCTGGACTGTCCGGTGATCTTTACCGACTGGCAAAGTTCCGAAATGATCAAGTATGCGGCCAATGCCTATCTGGCAATGAAGATCTCTTTTATCAACACCATTGCCAACCTGTGCGAAGAAGCGGATGCCAACATCTACCAAGTGGCCCTCGGGATCGGCCTCGACCGCCGGATTGGCCCCGCATTCCTGAAACCGGGCATCGGCTTTGGCGGGTCCTGTTTGCCCAAAGACACCAAAGCTCTGGTAGCTTTGGGAGAAACCTATGGAGTCAACGTATCGCTCTTTCAGGAAGTGCTTCGAATCAATCACGAACAGCGTGTGAGAATCGTCAAGAAACTGGAGGCCCGTCTGGAAGGGCTTGCCGGCAAACGGATCGCCGTACTGGGGTTGGCGTTTAAGGCGAATACAAATGATGTGAGGGAAGCGCCAGCGCTTGCCATCATCCATCAGATTGTTCAGGCTGGCGGGCAAGTGGTCGCTTACGATCCGGTAGTTGATATGAAAGATTTAAGTCCGCTCTATGGATTTACACCTGCGGAAGATGCCTACCAGGCGGTGACCCATGCCGATGCGGCTGTTCTATTGACCGAATGGGATGAATTCTATGGTCTTGAGCTGGAGCGAGTGCGGGAGCTGATGAACCAACCGCTGCTGGTCGACGGTCGCAACCTCTTTGCCCCGCAAGTGATGAGACAATTGGGATTCCATTATATCCCAGTGGGGATTTCCGAGGAACATGTGGCGAATTCCCTTGTACCAACCGCATAG
- a CDS encoding GGDEF domain-containing protein, which produces MADRLSFLMFLSDSLNNMKFAEQISKELKRHPIGLIYLDIKHFGEIERKYGHKVCDRILRALKQLIVEASKSDKGEILVYKILGDDVFLFVRMKQDEAKIMKAGLRDVSQELRIELQNKLNQLKVLPEDIELYSGTSILNQNSKRSIDNLLYHAIKEAIFEAKSEADTEYTLLRAEFREILERKNITAHYQPIVSLSTGEAYGYEALTRGPKDSYFAAPTRLFDFAEKEEQLYALESIARERAIISFAGNDPFLKLFLNMNANVILDPQFTPGQTLKLLKKFNLTPQNVVFEITERQSIDDFSTFTKVLEYYRKQGYRIAIDDAGAGYSSLQAIAELRPDYIKIDRSIISDIDRDKIKEILLDTLIDFARKINCHIIAEGIETNEELTKVIRLGAHFGQGYLLGRPGAGFAGVSDQAVELIKKHRAPDLTSSTNTMTVGDIVRPIRMFEEQTLVSEVVEYFNKLPNESGVVIVRGKKPVGLVMREKLFQSLASQYGVPLYWKRSIQKLMDGYPLVLEESVPVETASRLAMARDQQRIYDYVIATREGEISGVVSIQSILDTMTDVKIELAKESNPLTGLPGNRRVERELARRIGQNKPFSIIYADLDYFKWFNDQYGFQRGDRVIRFLAELLQAATAIANVEDEFVGHIGGDDFIMITSHPNPSELCEHIIGQFDKEIRNYYDQQLLEALDSGGGWLSVTNRQGEVVPAKGVCLSLALLECLGGDMSCLSLEVISKRAGELKKLAKERVGSVYVKGSCQLQR; this is translated from the coding sequence ATGGCCGATCGGCTTTCGTTTCTGATGTTCCTGTCGGACAGCCTGAATAATATGAAGTTTGCCGAGCAGATCAGCAAAGAATTGAAGAGACACCCGATCGGCCTGATTTATCTCGACATCAAACACTTTGGCGAGATTGAGCGGAAATACGGCCACAAGGTTTGCGACCGGATTCTGAGGGCGCTGAAGCAGCTGATTGTCGAGGCATCCAAATCGGACAAGGGAGAAATCCTGGTTTACAAGATCCTTGGGGATGATGTGTTTCTCTTTGTCCGGATGAAACAGGATGAAGCAAAAATCATGAAGGCAGGTCTTCGCGACGTGTCGCAGGAGTTGCGGATCGAGTTGCAGAACAAGTTGAACCAGTTGAAGGTGCTTCCGGAAGACATTGAACTGTACTCTGGGACATCCATATTGAACCAGAATTCCAAACGAAGCATCGACAACCTGTTGTATCATGCCATCAAAGAGGCCATTTTCGAAGCCAAGAGTGAAGCGGACACGGAATATACCCTGCTGCGGGCGGAATTCAGAGAGATCCTGGAACGGAAGAACATCACGGCTCATTATCAGCCGATTGTCTCCCTGTCCACAGGGGAAGCATATGGCTATGAGGCTTTGACAAGGGGACCGAAGGACAGCTATTTTGCAGCGCCCACGAGGCTGTTTGATTTTGCCGAGAAGGAAGAACAGCTCTATGCCCTGGAATCAATCGCCCGGGAGCGGGCCATCATCAGTTTTGCGGGCAACGACCCTTTCCTTAAACTGTTTCTCAATATGAACGCGAATGTGATTCTGGATCCGCAGTTTACACCGGGGCAGACGTTGAAGCTGTTGAAGAAGTTCAATCTGACGCCGCAAAACGTTGTGTTTGAAATTACGGAGCGGCAATCGATCGATGATTTTTCCACATTCACGAAAGTACTGGAGTACTACAGGAAGCAGGGGTACCGGATCGCCATCGACGATGCGGGGGCCGGCTATTCTTCCCTGCAGGCGATTGCAGAATTGCGTCCTGATTATATTAAGATTGACCGGTCCATCATCTCGGATATTGACAGGGACAAGATCAAGGAAATCCTGCTCGACACCCTGATTGATTTTGCGCGCAAGATCAATTGCCACATCATTGCCGAAGGGATCGAGACCAACGAAGAATTGACGAAAGTGATACGGCTGGGAGCCCATTTCGGGCAAGGATACCTGCTTGGCCGGCCGGGTGCCGGGTTTGCCGGTGTTTCGGACCAGGCAGTTGAGCTTATCAAGAAACACCGGGCGCCGGATCTGACAAGTTCAACCAACACAATGACAGTGGGGGATATTGTACGCCCCATCCGGATGTTTGAGGAGCAGACATTGGTGTCCGAAGTGGTTGAATACTTCAACAAACTTCCCAATGAATCGGGAGTTGTCATCGTCCGGGGAAAAAAACCGGTCGGGCTTGTCATGCGGGAAAAGTTGTTCCAAAGTCTGGCCTCTCAATACGGAGTGCCCCTTTACTGGAAACGAAGCATCCAAAAGCTGATGGACGGATATCCGCTTGTACTGGAGGAAAGCGTACCGGTGGAAACCGCATCGCGGTTGGCAATGGCCCGGGATCAACAAAGAATCTATGATTATGTGATTGCAACCCGCGAAGGTGAAATCAGCGGGGTAGTCAGCATTCAATCCATCCTGGACACAATGACCGACGTCAAAATAGAGCTTGCCAAGGAATCAAACCCGCTGACCGGACTCCCGGGAAACCGGCGGGTGGAGCGGGAATTGGCCCGCCGTATCGGTCAAAACAAGCCTTTTTCCATCATCTATGCGGATCTGGATTATTTCAAATGGTTCAATGACCAGTATGGGTTTCAACGCGGGGATAGGGTGATCCGTTTCCTGGCGGAACTGCTGCAAGCCGCTACGGCAATCGCGAATGTGGAGGATGAATTTGTCGGCCATATCGGCGGGGACGATTTTATCATGATCACCTCGCACCCGAATCCGTCCGAATTGTGTGAGCACATTATCGGCCAGTTTGACAAAGAAATTCGCAATTATTACGACCAGCAATTGCTTGAGGCGTTGGATTCGGGCGGCGGATGGTTGTCTGTTACCAACCGTCAGGGAGAGGTTGTGCCTGCCAAGGGGGTCTGCCTTTCCCTTGCTTTGCTGGAGTGTCTTGGCGGGGATATGTCCTGCCTGTCTCTGGAGGTAATCTCAAAGCGGGCGGGCGAACTGAAAAAGTTGGCCAAGGAGCGTGTCGGCAGCGTGTATGTAAAAGGAAGCTGCCAACTGCAAAGGTAA
- a CDS encoding GNAT family N-acetyltransferase, which yields MSQPAERLKQASAFEVKLAVRAEEIEQALRLRYKVFVEEAGNLRLLNESKLETDEYDAYCDHLIVTDLETEQVIGTYRLLPGDRAVRNKGFYSETEFDLSGFREYKLQTLELGRSCIAPEYRGSKAIQLLWEGIAGYITEHGHQYLIGCASVHMKNLQELNALYSMLRSKGVITDRFGIQPLPAHRIKDLEFTPVEADDKEVFRRLPPLMKGYQWLGAEIGGEPAYDPIFDTTDFLIVLDTAKVTRRYRRHFLGR from the coding sequence ATGAGTCAACCTGCCGAGAGACTGAAACAGGCGTCTGCATTTGAAGTGAAGCTGGCCGTTCGGGCGGAGGAGATTGAACAGGCGCTGCGGTTAAGGTACAAAGTGTTTGTCGAAGAAGCCGGGAACCTGCGCTTACTGAATGAAAGCAAGCTGGAGACTGACGAGTACGACGCGTATTGTGACCATCTGATTGTCACCGACCTGGAAACGGAGCAAGTGATTGGCACTTACCGGCTGCTGCCCGGCGACAGGGCGGTGCGGAATAAAGGTTTTTATTCGGAGACGGAGTTCGACCTGTCCGGTTTCCGGGAGTATAAACTGCAGACACTGGAACTGGGAAGAAGCTGTATTGCACCGGAGTATAGAGGGAGCAAGGCGATTCAGCTGCTGTGGGAAGGCATTGCCGGATATATTACGGAACACGGCCATCAATACCTGATCGGCTGTGCCAGCGTTCATATGAAAAATTTGCAGGAGCTGAACGCACTCTACAGCATGTTGCGGAGCAAAGGCGTGATTACCGACAGGTTCGGGATTCAACCGCTTCCTGCGCACCGGATCAAGGATCTTGAATTTACGCCGGTGGAAGCGGATGACAAGGAAGTGTTTCGCAGGCTGCCTCCGCTAATGAAAGGCTATCAGTGGCTGGGGGCTGAAATCGGCGGGGAACCCGCCTATGATCCGATATTTGACACCACCGATTTCTTGATTGTGCTGGATACGGCAAAAGTCACCAGGAGATATCGCCGCCATTTTCTGGGACGTTGA
- a CDS encoding lysophospholipid acyltransferase family protein, producing the protein MYNWIGTLTQDQKRLQILARWMRLVPRPLVYATLWTIGWLICLGAGSVRQQVRRNMAELLQEETPGRIARFSREYFCNLPLVLYEILLDSHTLESTKDWRFLTEGEEHLQEALRHGRGAILHTAHVGNFFYYYWYLSQKYPCLTVVTASSPEIRPLYLIFQQLGCHGLDYDETPHLELIRTLRKHLAGNGVVFLLGDFWRPAFPKATFFGRETRSPGGTAALALDQQVPVVPFYGCRIKGFRHRLCFGPPVYLHEEFERHQRTEATNRLNILMERVIRRLVPGQWFYWFNSEERWEPTEQVKGTEQVQRSEQVVRTESADRVEDGGATVA; encoded by the coding sequence TTGTACAACTGGATCGGGACCCTCACGCAAGATCAGAAACGGCTGCAGATTCTGGCAAGATGGATGCGGCTGGTTCCTCGCCCCCTGGTTTATGCAACGCTTTGGACGATTGGTTGGCTGATCTGTTTGGGCGCGGGAAGTGTCAGGCAGCAAGTCAGGAGAAACATGGCCGAACTGCTGCAGGAAGAAACCCCCGGTCGAATTGCCAGGTTCAGCCGGGAGTATTTCTGCAACCTGCCTCTGGTTCTCTATGAAATTCTGTTGGATTCTCATACTCTGGAATCCACAAAAGACTGGCGATTTCTCACCGAGGGGGAAGAACATCTGCAGGAAGCCCTCCGTCACGGTCGAGGAGCGATCCTGCACACGGCCCACGTAGGCAACTTTTTCTACTACTATTGGTACCTGTCCCAAAAATATCCCTGCTTGACTGTTGTGACGGCAAGCAGCCCGGAGATCCGGCCTCTGTATCTGATCTTTCAGCAGTTGGGCTGTCATGGGCTGGATTACGACGAGACCCCGCATCTGGAACTGATTCGCACTTTGCGCAAACACCTGGCAGGAAACGGTGTGGTGTTTCTGCTGGGGGACTTCTGGCGGCCCGCGTTTCCGAAGGCCACATTCTTCGGAAGGGAGACACGCAGTCCCGGTGGAACGGCTGCTCTGGCATTGGACCAACAGGTGCCGGTTGTGCCCTTCTACGGCTGCAGAATTAAGGGATTTCGACACCGTTTGTGCTTTGGTCCGCCCGTTTACCTGCATGAGGAATTTGAGCGTCATCAGCGAACAGAGGCAACGAATCGGTTGAACATTCTGATGGAACGGGTGATCCGCCGATTGGTTCCGGGGCAGTGGTTCTACTGGTTCAATTCGGAAGAGCGTTGGGAACCAACGGAACAAGTGAAAGGAACGGAACAAGTGCAGCGATCGGAACAAGTGGTACGAACTGAATCGGCCGATCGAGTGGAAGACGGGGGTGCCACCGTTGCCTGA
- a CDS encoding DedA family protein, translating into MPDSFVLIQEYGYFFLFLIVLSGVLGFPVPDEGVLFFAGVLIAKGLMSFVPALVVSVGAVMLGSFVNYRVASLCGVWKMARWGRRIGFPVHRWKRSVRIMRRYGIWAVPVSYFIPGVRMGVSYGAGLLRLPAREYTISAFVGVVAWVGLYLWLGSLVA; encoded by the coding sequence TTGCCTGATTCCTTTGTTCTGATTCAAGAATACGGATATTTCTTCTTGTTTCTGATTGTATTGTCCGGGGTGTTGGGCTTTCCCGTCCCGGATGAAGGGGTGCTGTTCTTTGCCGGTGTCCTGATTGCCAAGGGCTTGATGAGTTTTGTACCCGCATTGGTTGTGTCCGTTGGGGCAGTCATGCTGGGCTCCTTTGTCAATTACCGGGTGGCAAGCCTGTGCGGTGTCTGGAAGATGGCACGCTGGGGAAGACGGATCGGGTTTCCGGTCCACAGATGGAAACGGTCAGTCCGCATTATGCGACGATATGGGATATGGGCAGTGCCTGTCTCCTATTTCATTCCCGGCGTGAGAATGGGCGTGTCCTACGGAGCCGGTTTGCTGCGGCTCCCGGCGCGGGAATATACCATAAGTGCGTTTGTTGGGGTTGTTGCCTGGGTTGGATTGTACTTGTGGCTTGGATCATTGGTAGCCTAA
- a CDS encoding metal-dependent hydrolase, which translates to MDTGSHLLFGVTLAGLAHLDPSVAQNPALAQAVLAGTLIGSHAPDFDTVMRLKGYSHYIRYHRGITHSIPALFLWPALIAIPLAYGLGAEDSIATLYLWSLLAVVFHVFLDMFNSYGVQCFRPFTRKWIHLDILSIFEPFLFLLHLAGLLVWLEFDYQPGVVFTVVYAVTFGYIGLRALHHQFLVGAVKSKLKITGICHVVPSFHWFHWRFVVETDGGFHTGRIVYNRILTEERYSKENPNPIIEATKQTDGVRTFLAFAQRIHVTCRELQDGYEVSWSDVRFWYDSKLPFGVDVRLDRDLNVVSHSLGWRKRAWDPPFV; encoded by the coding sequence TTGGATACGGGAAGCCATTTGTTGTTCGGCGTGACATTGGCAGGACTGGCCCATTTGGATCCCTCGGTAGCCCAGAACCCTGCATTGGCACAAGCGGTGCTGGCCGGTACGTTGATTGGTTCGCACGCGCCCGATTTTGACACAGTGATGAGGCTCAAGGGATATTCCCATTACATCCGCTATCATCGCGGAATTACCCATTCCATTCCGGCATTGTTCCTCTGGCCCGCGCTTATCGCAATTCCGTTGGCTTACGGGCTTGGTGCGGAAGATTCAATTGCGACCCTTTATCTGTGGTCATTGCTGGCGGTCGTGTTCCATGTGTTTCTGGATATGTTCAATTCCTATGGTGTTCAGTGTTTTCGTCCCTTCACCAGGAAGTGGATTCACCTGGACATCCTGTCTATCTTTGAGCCGTTTCTGTTCCTGCTGCATCTGGCAGGTTTGCTTGTGTGGCTGGAGTTTGACTATCAGCCGGGAGTCGTATTCACGGTGGTGTATGCAGTCACTTTCGGGTATATAGGGTTGCGGGCCCTGCATCATCAATTCCTGGTTGGGGCTGTCAAAAGCAAATTGAAAATCACCGGAATCTGCCATGTGGTTCCCAGCTTTCACTGGTTTCACTGGCGGTTTGTCGTGGAAACGGACGGTGGATTCCATACGGGAAGGATTGTTTACAACCGGATCCTGACGGAGGAGAGGTATTCAAAAGAAAACCCCAATCCGATCATTGAAGCGACCAAGCAAACGGACGGGGTACGGACCTTCCTCGCATTCGCCCAGCGGATCCATGTGACCTGCCGGGAGCTGCAGGACGGATATGAAGTCTCTTGGAGCGATGTCCGTTTCTGGTATGACAGCAAATTGCCCTTTGGTGTAGACGTGCGGCTGGACCGCGATCTGAACGTCGTAAGCCATTCGCTCGGCTGGCGGAAGCGAGCCTGGGATCCGCCTTTTGTATAA
- a CDS encoding patatin-like phospholipase family protein, with protein MGKIGLALGGGGVAGSAHLGVLLALEEAGIPVDCVAGTSAGAIVAALYAYGYGPEELIGMVSAINKRYLDYDYLSLFLRLINRSVTVQGIIKGEKLRDLIVNKTGNTRISDIRRPLALLSSDLQHARQVVFASCEYRHDDNEVDVITDIPIADAVQASFAIPVLFRPVAHNGRLLVDGGIMDNCPVTAARALGADKVIAVNLVCANPVSTPFPSIMSVLSRVISMNLAIQARSIARHADIVLHPDVGTVGVLEFPKLHACIEYGYEHTRSRIKEIKETLGW; from the coding sequence ATGGGAAAAATCGGCCTCGCGCTGGGAGGCGGCGGGGTGGCCGGGAGTGCACACCTGGGTGTTCTGCTGGCATTGGAAGAAGCGGGAATTCCGGTTGACTGCGTGGCGGGAACCAGTGCAGGAGCCATTGTGGCTGCCCTATATGCTTACGGATACGGGCCGGAGGAGTTGATCGGCATGGTATCTGCCATCAACAAACGGTATCTGGATTATGACTACCTGTCACTCTTCCTGCGGTTGATTAACCGGAGTGTAACAGTTCAGGGGATTATCAAGGGCGAAAAACTGCGGGACTTGATTGTAAACAAAACCGGGAATACACGTATTTCCGATATCCGGCGTCCGTTGGCTCTGCTTTCCTCCGACCTGCAGCATGCAAGGCAGGTGGTATTCGCTTCCTGTGAATACAGGCACGATGACAACGAGGTGGATGTAATTACGGACATCCCGATTGCCGATGCCGTTCAGGCCAGTTTTGCAATCCCGGTCTTGTTCAGACCCGTGGCCCATAACGGTAGGCTGCTGGTTGACGGAGGGATTATGGACAACTGCCCTGTGACGGCGGCCCGGGCCTTGGGTGCCGACAAGGTGATCGCCGTCAATCTTGTGTGCGCCAATCCGGTTAGCACACCGTTTCCCTCGATCATGTCGGTGCTGTCCCGCGTGATCAGCATGAATCTGGCGATTCAGGCAAGAAGCATTGCCCGTCACGCCGACATTGTTCTGCACCCAGATGTCGGAACGGTTGGAGTTCTGGAATTTCCGAAACTCCACGCCTGCATCGAGTACGGTTATGAGCACACTCGGAGCCGGATCAAGGAAATTAAGGAGACCCTGGGTTGGTAA
- a CDS encoding methyl-accepting chemotaxis protein: MYLPIKVPKIAKILLSLSTVNLSVGKKLAASYLLILLLMSGLVAVSWYGMNRIQQETDRIVSELIPLQTASSNILNDLLQEQTGVRGYLASDEERFLQNYKLGKERIQKNLQIMESFTNEHPELKELVKEAKEKSGKIESHFEEEIALLKAGSLAEARYKIGEEKNLFDSFWATDDKLKKVINELTGNAQARAERTQAIALSILILVGFAALFCTVAVAWLLSRSISRPVKTVSAVLQKVADGDLAVEEVKVRNKDEIGLLVTSLNKMVTDLRNIVSLIGDSSMQVAASSDELTAIAEQTSKATEQMASATQQVAAGAKEQLDSVNETVAAINQLSTGIQQVSSHSEDVSKHAVQAASVTEKGVSSIQSVVYQMNQINETVLETALIISQLGDHSQKIGKMVSAITAIASQTNLLALNAAIEAARAGESGRGFAVVADEVRKLSEESAEAAKQITQLIGVIQNDIDKAIAAMKESTSMVADGLSKTRQTHEAFQLFRETVAGVADKAQEMTSAIDQMTAGTQQIAGAIEVVRKAAEEGASASEQNSAASQEQLATMQEISTSAQSLSLLAEDMQRLLGRFKVS, translated from the coding sequence ATGTACCTACCCATTAAAGTGCCCAAAATAGCCAAGATTTTACTCAGTTTATCAACGGTAAACCTGTCGGTCGGAAAGAAACTGGCGGCCAGTTACCTTTTGATTTTGCTGTTGATGTCTGGACTTGTGGCAGTCAGTTGGTACGGGATGAACAGGATCCAACAGGAAACGGACAGGATTGTTTCCGAACTGATTCCCTTGCAGACCGCTTCCTCCAACATCCTGAACGATCTGCTGCAGGAGCAGACAGGTGTCCGCGGATATCTGGCTTCAGATGAGGAACGTTTTCTGCAAAATTACAAGCTTGGAAAAGAACGGATCCAGAAGAATCTTCAGATTATGGAGTCTTTCACAAATGAACATCCCGAGTTAAAAGAATTGGTGAAAGAAGCAAAGGAAAAGTCCGGAAAAATCGAAAGCCACTTTGAAGAGGAAATCGCTTTGCTAAAGGCTGGGAGTCTTGCGGAAGCGAGATACAAAATCGGGGAAGAAAAGAACCTGTTTGACAGCTTCTGGGCTACTGACGACAAGCTGAAGAAAGTGATTAACGAACTGACAGGCAACGCTCAGGCCAGGGCGGAACGAACCCAGGCCATCGCGCTTTCCATATTGATCCTTGTAGGTTTTGCAGCTCTTTTCTGCACCGTTGCAGTAGCATGGCTCCTCAGCCGGAGCATTTCCCGCCCGGTCAAGACTGTCTCGGCAGTCTTGCAAAAAGTCGCTGACGGAGACCTGGCTGTTGAGGAAGTCAAAGTAAGAAACAAGGACGAAATCGGATTGCTGGTAACATCTCTGAATAAGATGGTAACCGATCTGAGAAACATTGTTTCCCTCATTGGGGATTCCTCCATGCAGGTAGCCGCCTCCTCCGACGAATTGACAGCGATTGCCGAGCAGACATCCAAGGCGACAGAACAGATGGCTTCCGCCACACAACAGGTTGCGGCAGGTGCGAAGGAACAACTGGACAGCGTCAACGAAACGGTTGCAGCCATCAATCAATTGTCAACCGGGATCCAACAAGTCTCTTCCCACAGTGAGGATGTGTCAAAACATGCAGTGCAAGCAGCCTCTGTCACAGAGAAAGGGGTATCGTCCATCCAGTCCGTTGTTTACCAGATGAACCAAATCAATGAAACTGTACTGGAAACCGCATTGATCATCAGTCAGCTTGGCGATCATTCGCAAAAAATCGGCAAGATGGTCAGCGCCATCACGGCCATTGCCAGCCAGACGAACCTGTTGGCGCTGAATGCGGCAATTGAAGCTGCGCGTGCCGGTGAGAGCGGTCGCGGGTTCGCGGTAGTTGCCGATGAAGTCCGCAAGTTGTCTGAGGAATCGGCAGAAGCTGCCAAACAGATTACTCAATTGATTGGGGTCATCCAAAACGATATTGACAAGGCCATTGCTGCCATGAAGGAAAGCACATCCATGGTAGCAGACGGCCTCTCCAAGACACGGCAGACCCATGAAGCGTTCCAACTGTTCAGGGAAACTGTCGCCGGCGTCGCGGACAAGGCACAGGAGATGACATCCGCCATCGATCAGATGACAGCCGGTACCCAACAGATTGCGGGCGCCATCGAAGTGGTGCGGAAAGCTGCCGAAGAGGGCGCCAGCGCCAGCGAACAGAATTCGGCCGCCAGCCAGGAGCAGTTGGCGACCATGCAGGAAATCTCCACCTCCGCCCAGTCTTTGTCGCTGCTGGCGGAAGATATGCAGAGACTGTTGGGCAGGTTTAAGGTCAGTTGA
- a CDS encoding PstS family phosphate ABC transporter substrate-binding protein, translated as MLKGMSKKAMGLAMVATLGLGVLAGCGSANKPAEQGNNKPAAEAPKLSGTIKADGSSTVGPITEAVAEEFKKANPGVQVTVGISGTGGGFKKFTAGETDINDASRKIKDAEKKAAEEKKIEYIELEIAKDGIAVVVNKENTFVDKLTVAELKKIWEPDSKVKKWSEVRPGWPDQEIKLYGPGTDSGTFDYFTEAINGKEKASRKDYTASEDDNTLVKGVSGDKGGLGYFGYAYYEENKDKLKLVPIDNGDGKALAPNIGNIKDGTYKPLSRPLFIYVSKASLQRPEVKAFIKFYIENAPKLVKEVGYVPLDEPKYKELLTKIQ; from the coding sequence ATGTTAAAAGGTATGTCGAAGAAAGCAATGGGACTGGCTATGGTCGCCACCCTGGGTCTGGGTGTGCTGGCCGGTTGCGGTTCCGCCAACAAACCGGCAGAACAGGGCAACAACAAGCCGGCAGCAGAAGCTCCGAAACTGTCCGGAACCATTAAGGCTGACGGTTCCAGCACCGTTGGTCCCATCACTGAGGCAGTTGCAGAAGAATTCAAGAAAGCTAACCCCGGCGTGCAAGTAACTGTAGGTATTTCCGGCACCGGCGGCGGGTTCAAGAAATTCACCGCAGGTGAGACAGATATTAACGACGCTTCCCGCAAGATCAAGGATGCGGAGAAGAAAGCCGCGGAAGAAAAGAAAATTGAGTACATTGAACTCGAAATTGCAAAAGACGGTATTGCAGTAGTAGTTAACAAAGAAAACACCTTTGTTGACAAGCTGACGGTTGCAGAACTGAAGAAGATCTGGGAGCCGGACAGCAAAGTGAAGAAGTGGAGCGAAGTTCGTCCAGGCTGGCCGGATCAGGAAATCAAGCTGTACGGTCCAGGAACCGATTCCGGTACGTTTGATTACTTCACCGAAGCAATCAACGGCAAGGAAAAAGCCAGCCGCAAGGACTACACCGCAAGCGAAGACGACAATACCCTTGTAAAAGGTGTTTCCGGCGACAAAGGCGGTCTCGGCTACTTCGGTTACGCCTACTATGAAGAGAACAAAGACAAGCTGAAGCTTGTTCCGATCGATAATGGCGACGGCAAAGCGCTGGCTCCCAACATCGGCAACATCAAGGACGGTACCTACAAGCCGCTGTCCCGTCCGCTGTTCATCTATGTAAGCAAGGCTTCCCTGCAGCGTCCGGAAGTAAAAGCGTTCATCAAGTTCTACATCGAGAATGCTCCGAAGCTTGTGAAAGAAGTCGGATACGTTCCGTTGGATGAGCCCAAGTACAAGGAACTGCTGACCAAGATTCAATAA